One part of the Nymphaea colorata isolate Beijing-Zhang1983 chromosome 8, ASM883128v2, whole genome shotgun sequence genome encodes these proteins:
- the LOC116258761 gene encoding E3 ubiquitin-protein ligase At1g63170-like, which yields MSTQFGFPVEDSISIDSEEHRRVESRDGVSLLMKIVMRISRTRWFAFMRRVFHYQNGVRSELGSDPLNSGFWIGLEFVILVTQILTVTATLAMSDEEKPVWPLRTWAFGYDIGSILSLPLLLWRYKHPDVNQESNLDDFDVEQQRVTEEPWVSYFMNKLRTVLELFFAVWFVIGNIWVFDPRLSSFRRSPKLQRLCIALLAWNAVSYSLPFVLFVLLCCCVPLINSSLGYNMNMACTHRGATEEQISRLPNWKYRVVSVYSIGSHGGDTSMKLSKSNHPRDDESECCICLAKYKAKEDIRELPCSHLFHLKCVDQWLRIISSCPLCKQHLQD from the exons ATGAGTACCCAGTTCGGTTTTCCTGTCGAAGATTCGATTTCTATCGACAGCGAAGAACATCGAAGAGTAGAGAGTAGAGATGGGGTgtctttgttgatgaagattGTTATGAGGATATCGAGAACCAGGTGGTTTGCTTTTATGAGAAGGGTGTTTCATTATCAAAATGGAGTGAGATCGGAACTTGGGTCTGACCCTCTGAATTCTGGTTTTTGGATAGGGTTGGAGTTTGTGATCTTGGTAACCCAGATTCTGACTGTAACGGCTACTTTGGCCATGTCCGACGAAGAGAAGCCAGTTTGGCCTTTGAGGACATGGGCTTTTGGATATGACATTGGGAGCATTCTTAGTCTTCCACTGCTTCTTTGGAGATACAAACACCCCGACGTGAATCAGGAGAGCAATTTGGACGATTTTGATGTGGAGCAGCAGCGAGTAACCGAAGAGCCTTG GGTATCATATTTCATGAACAAGCTACGGACTGTCCTGGAACTGTTCTTTGCAGTTTGGTTCGTCATCGGGAACATCTGGGTCTTCGATCCTCGCCTCAGTTCTTTTCGTCGATCACCAAAGCTGCAAAGGCTGTGCATTGCTTTGCTAGCATGGAATGCTGTGAGCTACTCCTTGCCTTTCGTGTTATTTGTATTGCTTTGCTGCTGCGTGCCTTTGATCAATAGCAGCCTCGGGTACAATATGAACATGGCATGCACACACCGAGGGGCTACAGAGGAACAGATTTCAAGGCTGCCCAACTGGAAATACAGGGTGGTTTCTGTTTATTCGATCGGCTCACATGGTGGAGATACTTCCATGAAGTTATCGAAGAGCAATCATCCTAGAGACGACGAATCT GAATGTTGCATTTGCTTGGCAAAGTACAAGGCCAAAGAAGACATCAGAGAACTGCCATGCTCCCACTTGTTTCATCTGAAATGCGTCGACCAGTGGCTGAGAATCATATCCTCATGTCCACTTTGCAAGCAACATTTGCAAGACTGA